Part of the Kineococcus aurantiacus genome, ACCTCCTGTCCGAGGGCCACCGGGTGCTCGTCGTGGCCCCCGGACCCGGCCCCTCCCGCCACGAACTGCCCGGCGGCGCGTCCGTGCCCGTCGTCCGCGTCGCCTCGGCCCCGCTCCTCGGCTACGCCGAGCAGCGCCTCGCCGTCCCCGGTCCCCGCCTCGCGCAGGCGCTGCGCGGTTTCCGGCCCGACGTCGTCCACCTGGCCGCCCCCGCCGTGCTCGGGGCCCAGGCCGCGACCCTCGCCCAGCGGACCGGTGTCCCGGCCGTGGCCGTCTACCAGACCGACCTGCCCGGCTACGCCCGGCGCTACGGCTGGCGCGGCGCCTCCGAGGCCGTCTGGCGCTGGCTGCGGCGCGTCCACGAGATGGCCGCCCGGACCCTGGCCCCCAGTCGGCCCGTGTGCGCCGAACTCGTCGGCCGGGGTTTCCCCGACGTCTCCCGCTGGCCCCGCGGGGTCGACGTCGAGCGGTTCCACCCGCAGTTCCGCGACGACGCCCTCCGGGCCCGGGTCGCCCCGCGCGGTGAACTCGTCGTGGGTTACGTGGGACGGCTGGCCAGGGAGAAGGAACTCGACCTGCTGAAGTCCGTCCACGCCCTGCCGGGCGTCCGCCTCGTCGTGGCCGGTGACGGGCCGCAACGCGCTCACCTGCAACGGGTCCTGCCCCGCGCGGAGTTCCTCGGCATGGTCCACGGCCGGGAACTGTCGCACGTCTTCGCCTCCCTCGACGTCTTCGTCCACACCGGGCGGCACGAGACGTTCTGCCAGACCGCGCAGGAGGCGCTGGCCAGCGGGGTCCCCGTCGTGGCCCCCGCCGCGGGGGGCCTGCTCGACATCGTCGACCCGGGCGTCAACGGCACGTTCTTCACCCCCGGTGACGCGCGCGGCCTGGCCGACGTCGTCGCGGGGCTGTCCCAGGACCCGGGGGCGCGGCGGGAACTGGCCGGGCGGGCGCGGGCGTCGGTCGCCGGGCGCGACTGGGCCTCGGTCGGGCGGGACCTGGTGGAGAACTACCGGGCGGTGGTGCCGGCCTGAGGCGCTCCCGGCCCGGTCACCGCCCGGCGACCTCGGCGGCCGCGAGCAGGCACTCCGCCGCCGGCCGCCCCGCGCGGGACTGGGACGCGACCTGCCGCAGTTCCAGCAGCCGGTCCCGGGCCGCGGTCAGCTCGGCGATCCGCTGCTCGAGCCGGTCCTGCTCCTCGTCCAGGTGGCCGATCATCCCCGCCGTGGCGACGCCGGTGTCCAGGAACGGCAGGATCTCCACGATCCTGCGGCTGGGCAGCCCCGCGGAGTACAGCAGCTGCACGAACCGGACCCGCGGGACGTCGGACTCGGCGTACTCGCGCTGCCCGCTGCCGCTGCGCCCCGCCGGGACCAGACCCTGCTGCTCGTAGTAGCGCAACGACCGGACGCTGACGCCGGCCCGTTCCGCGAGTTCGCCGATGCGCACCGGCCGAGCGTAACGGCCGGGCGTGACGGCCGGGCGTGACGGCGGCCCCGGCCCGGGCGGTGCCCCGCCCTTGCCCCTGACACCGGTGTCAGGTCCTAGCGTCCCGGTCGTGCAGATCAACGGAGCCACCGCGCTCGTCACCGGGACCAACCGCGGCATCGGCCGCCACCTCGCCGCCCAGCTCGTCGAACGCGGCGCGAAGGTCTACGCGACCGCCCGCCGCCCCGACCTCGTCGACCTCGACGGCGTCGAACGCCTCGCCCTCGACATCACCGACCCGGTGTCCGTCGCCGCGGCGGCCCGCGTCGCCACCGACGTGGACCTCCTCGTCAACAACGCGGGCATCGCGACCGGCGCCACCCTGCTGGGGGACCTGACCGCCGCCCACGCCGAGATGGACACCAACCTCTGGGGCACCCTCGCCGTGGTCCGCGCGTTCGCGCCCGTCCTGGCGCGCAACGGCGGGGGCACCGTCGTGAACGTCGCCTCCAGCGCCTCCTGGCTGGCGGTCCCCGGCGCCACGGCCTACGCCGTCACGAAGGCCGCCGTCTGGAACATGAGCAACGCCCTGCGGCACGAGCTCGCCGGGCAGGGGACCTCCGTCGTCTCCGTCCACCTCGGCGTCGCCGACACCGACATGGGCGCGGGCTTCGCGTTCGACAAGACCGACCCCGCCGACGTGGCCCGGGCCACCCTGGACGGGGTCGAGCGCGACGCCTACGAGGTCCTCGCCGACGAGCAGACCGCGCTGGTCAAGAAGATGCTCGCCGGGGAACCGGAGGAGCTGTACGCGCTCCTGCGGCAGCTGCTGGCGTCCTGAGCGCCCGCCTCCACCTTTCGACGCAAACCCGCGGGTTCCACCTTCGGCACG contains:
- a CDS encoding glycosyltransferase, whose amino-acid sequence is MRVAIVTESFLPQVNGVTGSVLKVCEHLLSEGHRVLVVAPGPGPSRHELPGGASVPVVRVASAPLLGYAEQRLAVPGPRLAQALRGFRPDVVHLAAPAVLGAQAATLAQRTGVPAVAVYQTDLPGYARRYGWRGASEAVWRWLRRVHEMAARTLAPSRPVCAELVGRGFPDVSRWPRGVDVERFHPQFRDDALRARVAPRGELVVGYVGRLAREKELDLLKSVHALPGVRLVVAGDGPQRAHLQRVLPRAEFLGMVHGRELSHVFASLDVFVHTGRHETFCQTAQEALASGVPVVAPAAGGLLDIVDPGVNGTFFTPGDARGLADVVAGLSQDPGARRELAGRARASVAGRDWASVGRDLVENYRAVVPA
- a CDS encoding MerR family transcriptional regulator, translated to MRIGELAERAGVSVRSLRYYEQQGLVPAGRSGSGQREYAESDVPRVRFVQLLYSAGLPSRRIVEILPFLDTGVATAGMIGHLDEEQDRLEQRIAELTAARDRLLELRQVASQSRAGRPAAECLLAAAEVAGR
- a CDS encoding SDR family oxidoreductase, whose translation is MQINGATALVTGTNRGIGRHLAAQLVERGAKVYATARRPDLVDLDGVERLALDITDPVSVAAAARVATDVDLLVNNAGIATGATLLGDLTAAHAEMDTNLWGTLAVVRAFAPVLARNGGGTVVNVASSASWLAVPGATAYAVTKAAVWNMSNALRHELAGQGTSVVSVHLGVADTDMGAGFAFDKTDPADVARATLDGVERDAYEVLADEQTALVKKMLAGEPEELYALLRQLLAS